TAGATCTGTCCATCGGAATTTTGCATTATAAATTTAAAATTGAAACTTATGAGAAAAGAAATCTGGTTATGGGTAATAGGTTTAATGCTATTTCTACCTACTCAAGCACAAAAAATAAATGCAGAAACTTCAAAAGTTACTTTTGAAATTGGAAACATGGCGTTCAGAGTGGTGGACGGATCGTTTAAAGAAATGAGTGGGCAGATTAATTTTAATGTAGCGAACTTATCTACTTCAACTTTTAATGTGTGTATCAATCCTGAAACAGTAGATACAGATAACAAAAAACGAGATGAACATCTTAAAAATGAAGACTTCTTTAATACGGCTAAATATCCTACAATCTGTTTTGAATCTACAGAAATCAAGAAAGGGGACAATGGTTTTATTGCTATTGGGAAATTAACTATGCATGGAGTCACCAAAGAAGTTCAAATTCCATTTACATATAATCAAAATACATTTACAGGAACCTTAAACCTCAACCGTTTGGATTACAATGTAGGCGAAGACACCAGTACATTTATGGTTGCAGATGAAGTAGCCATTACTATTATTTGTAACGTAAACTAACTAAATCAGGAGGGAGTTAAAACTATGACTTCCTCCTGATTTTAATATTTATCATTTGACCCGTAACTATTCGTCATTAAAATCGTCTATTTTGTAATCTAAAATATTCAGGTTTTTATGACTTATTTTTTCAAGTTGCTCAGATCACTTTTATTGATTTCCATCGGAATTTCCGCCCCATATTTCGTTATCGCCCAAAGTTTCACATTTGGCGTTTTAAATCAGGAATTAAAATGCTCTCAAGAACCCCAAAACCATATGGAGCCAGGCACTACGATTCCTGATTCATTAACATTACCCGATTCTGTAACGGTTCCACAAGGTACTCTAGTTTATCTTTCTACTTCCGCTTCAAATCCTAAAAACCAGATTTTATATACTATAGATATGGGAACTGAAAAAACGTTGATTTTAGATAGCTCTCAACCCATTCCATATCGGTCTCTAAGTCAAAAAAAAAGCAATCAGATTCAAAAAAAGTTAGCCAAAGACATCAATATCATCGGAATCAATTATCCCAATCAACCCTGGGTAGATTTTGTGTGTTTGATCAATAAAAAAGGAGAATATCTTCAAAACTCCTCAGTAGCTTACGCTCAGTTTTTTCAACAATATGTTTACCTTGCAAAACGCACCGTATATCTAAAAGAGAGCACCTCGACTAGTATAATTTCAACTCAAATTCCGGCTACCCCTTTAAAAAGTCATTGTCAATTTGCTATGGATACGACCACCTCCAAATCTGATTCAATTCCATATATCACCTCATTAAAAAAAATCAACCAAAAAAATTGTTCTACGCCAAACTATGAAGGTTTACTATCTGGTCTTAAGAAGCATGAAAACCTAACTGATTCCGAACCTCATCTACAGTTCTTAGTCATTGGTGTCATAGATTTAGATCATGACCATATCAATGAACTCATCATTGAAGCACGAGGATATGAAAGTCACCATTATCTGATCTATTCATTTGATGAAAAGTGGAATCTGGTATACTCTGGGGGCGGTTGTGGTATTTAATCGATTTAAATACATTTAGATTTTCTATTCCATGCGTTTTTCCAACATCCAGATTGTTATCGTACTTACGGTTCTCGGAACTCTAATTCGATGGATATATGGATTATACTTCGAAGCATGGAATCAGGCTCCTGATCATATCGCATGGGAACTTATTCTTCGAGAAGGATCATGGAATTATACGCAACTGATCCATTATCCTCATGAAGGTGGAAGTATTTTGGTTTCCTTAATTAGTCGCTTTATTGGCTTCTTTACCTCTTATGATTCTCTTGCTATCTCCGCACTTATCCTCGATAGTATTTCAAGGTTTGTTCAGTTATGGGTGGTATCTAAAGTCTTTTCCAGAAAAGTGTTTTGGGGCTTTGGAGCTTGGACGCTACTGGCTACGCCTTTCCTATTAATGTGGGGGATGGTCAATTTCGGACTTCACAATACATCCAGTGTATTCCCATTTATTTTTCTTTATCTACTAGGGCTTCCCCAATCACAAAAAAACCAATGGTTATTGGGAATATTTTTAGGAATTGCTATCTGGTTCTCGTATACCAACCTGATTTTGTTACCCATCTATTTGATCTATCAATTCATAACTTCTTCAAAAAAACAATCTGTGATTCATACCATTTTGGCGTTTATGGTTGTTTTTGGAATACATGTTTTGATCCGTTTAAATTTTGATCCCGGTTTCCATCTTTCTAATTATGGAATGACATCTATCCGTGGTATTGACTTCCTTTCATTTTCATCAGTCCATATGCAACATCTGTTAGGAACCTGGATCAAAGCTATTCCCCAATTAGCTGTAGGAAATACAACTACACACTTCGCTTTAATTCCAACAGCTATCATTTGGTTTATCCTGTTCATTTTAAGCCTGAAAGGTATTTATACTTCATTTCAAAATCGCAAATTTTCTAAATCCGTCTATTACGCCTTTCTAACTATTCCGGTTTTTCTAATTGCCTATGGTTTAAGTCCATTTTATTATGGGAATATCCAAAATGGAAACTTCACTACTTATCGACATCTCACGTATATCTTTCCTATTCTATCAATGATGATCATTGTAGGTCTCTCGGAGCTGAAGTATCAAAAAACTTTGATTATGACTTATTTATTTGTGCCTGTTGTTACGGCAGGAATATCGGTCATAAATCCGATAAAGAATTCTCAAAGCCGTACTTCAACCCTAAAATCTGCCGGATGGGTGATTGGTTATAAGTTTGGACATGATCCTTCTAAACTCCAAAGCATTATTTCAGATTCGGAGAATTATGATTTACTTCTGGAAGGTACCGGATGGGGTGTATGTACCGCTTTATTTGAAAAACCTACGACTTCCTCAGAGGAAATGTCTAACAAAATAAATCAGCTACTCAGAATTAATAATCAGTTTAAACCTTCAGAACAAATTATTTTTCTTCAAGGTGTAAAATATGCTTTTAGTCCAAAGGCAAATCCGCAACTTCCTCAGGAAACACTACATCAAATTTTAGAAAAGACTGCTCCTTAAGCTTACTGCTTGATAAACTTCATCACACCAAAATCAGAATCAGACTCCAAATGCAACACATAAGTTCCTGCAGGTAATTGCTGTACATCTATCAATTGTGTCGCAGATCCAGTATAAACCAATTGTCCATTTATCGAGAATACTTTTACACGATATGGCTGACCGGAAACATCCTGAATATTTAAATAATCCTTAGTGACAGTTGGATATACTTTGACACCTTCAATTATTGGTTGATCCTCTACTGATAACAAAATACGTACGGCTTCTTTTACAGCGGCATAAGCATCAACCTTTCCCCATCCCCATTCAGCACTACCTGTTGCAGGAATAGCTCCTGTCTTATCATCTTGTCTTGCTTTTGTTTTTAAAATATCTTTAATCTGAGCCGGAGTTAAATACGGATTCGCTTCCAACATTAAAGCAACCACACCAGTAGCTGCCGGAGATGACATAGATGTTCCTGAGAACTTGGAGAATTCGTACGTTCTTCCATTAAAAGTTGTTGAAGATGTTGGTGTATATGCTCTGGTAGTAAATGACGAAATAGACGACTCCACACTAACTCCAGGTGCAGAAATATCCGGTTTGATTCGCTCATCAATTGTTGGGCCTTCACTTGAGAAATTGGCTAATGCGCCATTTATTACCGTTCCATTTGGAATACGAACTTCACTGGTATGTGCCGCAACGGTAATTACATCTTTTGCGCAAGCCGGTTCCCCGACAGCATATAATGCATCGCCAACCATACTGTTAGGACCAAATGAGGTAAAAGGCATTCCCCAGTTACCCGCACCATTACTCAATTCAGTCACATTATGATAATGTACTGTTCCCGTATTGGCATAAGATTTTAGTACTACGCGCAAATTTGAATTGGTATTCTTTACACGCAATGTCATATGAGGTCTTTGATTTTGTGGATGAGCCGCATCGGTAGCTAAATTGAAAAATATGGTATCCGTTCCGGTAATCAACATCGAATCCAAATACGAAACCGCTGTTGCCGTTTCATATATCGGAGACTTCACCTTTAACGTGTTACCACTATAAATTTCAATTCCCGAACGAAATTCATGACCACTTTCTCCCCACATGGAAACACTCTGTCCCCACATGCTTGGGTGCGCATTGTAGTTGTAAAAGTTAATGGTAGTCACCACAGAATCCTGATTAAAATCTTTCTTGATATGGAAATTCACATCACCATTATTTCCTCCGGAAGTCACAATCACTACACCATCATTTACAAATCCATCTAATGCCTGACTTAATAAAGACGTTCCATCTAAAGGTCCCAGGTGATACAGTCCCCAACTCATATTGATCACTAGTCTTTTGTTTTCTGCATTGGCAAAATCCTTCATCCAACTCACCGCATCAATCACCGATCCGGCATCTAAATGAATGGCAGTAAACAAGTATTCCGATTCAAAAGCCACTCCTCTTAGACCTATTCCGGCTCCACTTCCACCAGCAATTCCTGCCACATGACTCCCATGAGTTGCGTAATCATAATATGTACATGCGGTATCCGATTGTGCCGTCATTAACTCCGTTGCACCTACATACTCGGTACCATAACTCATAGATGACGGTGCCGGACCTGAAGTTTTGAATTGATCCCAGGAAGCTAAAATTCTGGTTTCCTGTAAAGCAGTATCATAGAACATAGGATGTGTATAATCAAATCCCCAATCCGTTACTCCAATAATCACATTTTTACCTGTATAAGAATTATCCAGTCCTAAACCCTGATGCACTGAATCTGCTCTTAAATCTAAAACCGCTTTAGCAACTTCCGGTTGGATTCTATTCGCAATCTCTATGTAACGAACGCTTTTTAAACTCTGAATTTTATTCAGTTGATCAACAGGCACTTTTAAAGTTACAATATTGT
This genomic interval from bacterium SCSIO 12643 contains the following:
- a CDS encoding YceI family protein yields the protein MRKEIWLWVIGLMLFLPTQAQKINAETSKVTFEIGNMAFRVVDGSFKEMSGQINFNVANLSTSTFNVCINPETVDTDNKKRDEHLKNEDFFNTAKYPTICFESTEIKKGDNGFIAIGKLTMHGVTKEVQIPFTYNQNTFTGTLNLNRLDYNVGEDTSTFMVADEVAITIICNVN
- a CDS encoding S8 family peptidase, yielding MKFFTSVLFLSISSWLYGQVGISSGDQHILSEIQKSVQSRQLNVLDEKYPIYSINGTDHLSMVAMVTESFSPTDLPKGIIPGTQINNIVTLKVPVDQLNKIQSLKSVRYIEIANRIQPEVAKAVLDLRADSVHQGLGLDNSYTGKNVIIGVTDWGFDYTHPMFYDTALQETRILASWDQFKTSGPAPSSMSYGTEYVGATELMTAQSDTACTYYDYATHGSHVAGIAGGSGAGIGLRGVAFESEYLFTAIHLDAGSVIDAVSWMKDFANAENKRLVINMSWGLYHLGPLDGTSLLSQALDGFVNDGVVIVTSGGNNGDVNFHIKKDFNQDSVVTTINFYNYNAHPSMWGQSVSMWGESGHEFRSGIEIYSGNTLKVKSPIYETATAVSYLDSMLITGTDTIFFNLATDAAHPQNQRPHMTLRVKNTNSNLRVVLKSYANTGTVHYHNVTELSNGAGNWGMPFTSFGPNSMVGDALYAVGEPACAKDVITVAAHTSEVRIPNGTVINGALANFSSEGPTIDERIKPDISAPGVSVESSISSFTTRAYTPTSSTTFNGRTYEFSKFSGTSMSSPAATGVVALMLEANPYLTPAQIKDILKTKARQDDKTGAIPATGSAEWGWGKVDAYAAVKEAVRILLSVEDQPIIEGVKVYPTVTKDYLNIQDVSGQPYRVKVFSINGQLVYTGSATQLIDVQQLPAGTYVLHLESDSDFGVMKFIKQ